One Vigna unguiculata cultivar IT97K-499-35 chromosome 7, ASM411807v1, whole genome shotgun sequence genomic region harbors:
- the LOC114190818 gene encoding zinc finger protein 8, whose amino-acid sequence MDKTTSTTTTSDREVHDFMNVDSFSQLPFIRPAPLVKEKSAIRLFGIEFAGGGNNTAVSPDQSDSAETITNTTNNNNLNSFELDATKDDTTTTTVTTVTDNNGESSRRFECHYCCRNFPTSQALGGHQNAHKRERQHAKRAHLQSTMVHGSTFSDAHHVYNLMNYRFGSAPTPPMPYPTWNNAVAATATATNNTRFYGTTPFSHSHHQHHQQPINGNPLALWRIPSNNPSFSHERSSLPPLFASEEITNVRASQVVGSSGSQNRYVYDAKRGSVHDHVSLDLHL is encoded by the coding sequence ATGGACAAgacaacatcaacaacaacaacctcaGACAGAGAAGTCCACGACTTCATGAACGTGGACTCCTTCTCCCAACTGCCCTTCATCCGCCCTGCTCCTCTCGTCAAGGAGAAGTCAGCCATTCGTCTCTTCGGCATAGAATTCGCCGGCGGCGGAAACAACACTGCTGTTTCACCCGACCAGTCTGATTCCGCAGAAACAATTACCAACACCACCAACAACAATAACCTTAACTCATTCGAACTCGACGCTACCAAAGACGATACCACCACCACTACTGTCACCACCGTTACTGATAACAACGGGGAAAGCAGTCGCAGGTTCGAGTGTCACTACTGCTGCCGGAACTTCCCTACCTCCCAAGCCCTCGGCGGCCACCAAAACGCCCACAAACGGGAACGCCAACACGCCAAACGCGCGCACCTTCAGTCAACGATGGTCCACGGAAGCACGTTCTCGGATGCCCACCATGTCTACAATCTCATGAACTACCGCTTTGGTTCCGCTCCAACACCGCCAATGCCGTATCCAACGTGGAACAACGCCGTTGCTGCTACGGCCACAGCCACCAACAACACCAGGTTCTACGGAACGACACCGTTTTCTCACAGTCACCACCAGCACCACCAGCAGCCCATTAACGGAAACCCTTTGGCTCTGTGGCGAATTCCGAGCAATAACCCTAGTTTCAGCCACGAGAGGTCGTCGCTGCCGCCTTTGTTCGCGTCGGAGGAAATAACGAACGTGAGAGCCTCGCAGGTTGTGGGATCCTCCGGGTCGCAAAATCGCTACGTGTATGACGCCAAACGCGGAAGTGTGCACGACCATGTGAGTTTGGATCTTCATCTGTAG